One part of the Candidatus Dependentiae bacterium genome encodes these proteins:
- a CDS encoding heavy-metal-associated domain-containing protein, whose translation MKLYKALILFVLFFTNLSSEIFEVTVQVDGMVCTACVSTIKRSLLDKVPELAEVKKIDLRTGTVELTLKKGNGLSKDQLQEKLDEAMEKSTYKFRDLQIEKESEDEE comes from the coding sequence ATGAAATTATATAAAGCTTTGATTTTATTTGTCTTGTTTTTCACCAACCTCTCTTCAGAGATTTTCGAGGTAACCGTGCAGGTCGACGGGATGGTCTGTACCGCATGTGTTTCAACGATAAAGAGATCTCTTTTAGATAAAGTCCCCGAGCTTGCCGAAGTTAAAAAAATTGATTTAAGAACGGGGACTGTTGAACTTACGCTTAAAAAGGGAAATGGCCTCTCAAAGGATCAATTGCAAGAAAAATTGGACGAAGCAATGGAAAAATCAACCTATAAATTTCGAGATCTTCAGATTGAAAAAGAATCAGAAGATGAAGAGTAA